A window of Castanea sativa cultivar Marrone di Chiusa Pesio chromosome 1, ASM4071231v1 contains these coding sequences:
- the LOC142613031 gene encoding early nodulin-93-like, whose protein sequence is MAKNVAESPLERNNLASLDNKLAMAKRCSHEGVIAGAKAAVVATIATAIPTMASVRMLPWARANLNHTAQALIISTVAGAAYFIVADKTVLATARRNSFGQISNNDA, encoded by the exons ATGGCAAAAAATGTGGCTGAATCACCTCTTGAGAGGAATAACCTGGCTTCCCTTGACAACAAGCTGGCCATGGCCAAGCGCTGTTCTCATG AGGGTGTAATAGCAGGAGCTAAGGCAGCCGTTGTTGCTACTATTGCCACTGCCATCCCAACT ATGGCTAGTGTGAGGATGCTGCCTTGGGCAAGGGCTAATCTCAATCACACTGCACAAGCGCTCATAATCAGCACAG TGGCAGGAGCGGCATATTTCATTGTGGCTGACAAGACCGTTTTGGCAACTGCTAGGAGGAATTCCTTTGGGCAAATCTCTAACAATGACGCATAA